The stretch of DNA tatacagattcgatAATATgcaatttaggactcgattatatacaatttgaaaaaaaaatacttttttgcatttcaaatatgacttatttcaagaaaaaatgtaacctgtGAACATTAAGgtggaatttaagtggctatcatATGTATatgtgcttgaattttcaccaggaattgtttatatcgatattgcagcgaaactaagaaagatagaagttggctgtcaaagaacaaattgtagtgtggtttgagaactttaatttgattgatagaaacaatcaagttcaatataaattttataatataaaattataaatcACACATAAAGATTACtaactttgaaattttcacttccaaaacagttattcaaatccactaacttagagattcagtactatacCCTGTACTAAAGAATTGGTTTACGCcccgtactttttagtgtagagccagttaaGACAACAgaatccaaaacaaaaaaaaagttctataactctgtcattgttggaattcgaacatatgcgtagaaggattttttacaacaattatgatcatctatcaccttctgagagattctaaaaaaaatgttttgtgtgTTTTCTGACTCTgaggaaatgaaaaatatttgcataaaaacgattaaaaaactttttttttgactcacAGTACATTACACAAcacaatataaaaatataaaaattttaaaaaaatattaaactgaATGGGATCTGGGGCCCTTTTCATTATCATTCTCGTTGTCAGTGGGGTTCTACTTTTCCAATTATGTGAATTTTAGATTGAACGTGAACGCAGAAGAGCCAAAATCATTGAAACTTGCCGACATGAATCGCGTAGATGTGAGGTTGTCTTAATAATTCCACTGCATCAGCTTCTACGTTGAAAATTTTTGCAACAAACACAGCTTGATCAAAACATCTTCTCTGCTCCTCTGTCTGCAGTTCCACATTCTGCATCAATCTTCGTATCGGAGAAGGTTCATCAGATCTCGCCACGGAAGACGTCGGAGGGCATATCTCACGAATTTCTCCTGTATTGCGTCGATTCCAGCGGTCCATGTTGACTAATATGGGCACCAAACTAGAGAGTTGGATTCcagaatcgatcaaatcacagTGCATGGTGTCAAGATTACGAACTTGAGAGACACGATGGAAAGACTGTCCTTCAATTGCGTATGCTATCGGATTGAGCTTGCGGTGGATCGGAGTAACGTTACATTTATGGATGCTTGGCATTAGCATGTTCCGTGTAAACCATTCAGTGAAACGATTCAGTAGCCGAAGCTTGGTAGTCCTCAATGCCTAAGCGTAAAACACTCGATAGCCAGGTGGTAGTACGACTGAGAGTTCAATAATGAAAATAGGAAAGGATCCATATTGGCCTCTTGTGGCATGCCAAACAGGTTCAAGAATTGTCCCAAAGTTACCGAGGTATGATTCGAATCAGCTGATAATATCCGCGGAGACAACATTTCTTCTTAatcgttccaacagtattccatGGTCAACTCTATTGAAGGCTGATTTCAACTATGTGTAGACGGTGTCGACTTGAGCACCAGCATCAATGTTTTTATCACTGCTTTTTTTAAGGATGTGGGTATGCTATCGGAACTGGACtttgaatatttcaatttgTTTATGGCGAATATCGGTTTGATCTCTTTGATTTCCCAGTAGCACACATCTCATGGTGTATCTCTACAAACGACCATGATTCGGCATCCTAACGAAATCGTATAATTGAATACGTATTTAAAGCGAGTTGATTTACTGAGAGATCGGGTGAGAGAATGATTGAGAACGAAAATAGCGATTGAAAAGTCCTTGCTTTTAAGTTTTAAGTTAACtataaaactaaaactaaaagtCTGCAAAAATtggcaaaattttaaaaaaatgtcaaaaaagcaagaaaaaatttcataaaagTCCTTGTTCTCTTCTAAAATGGTTTGCACAATAATAAATCAATTATACCAGTTCACACTGTTAAATAAATATGGAAATTTTATTCAAAGAACATTTCATGCAAACTGCCACCCAGACAAGGATCATACAATCTCTGGAGAAATTAAATGTTTACCCTTGGTCTCAGGAATGAATAAAACAATAATGATGATGCTCAGAAAGCAAATGAATGCAAATATCGCCACGGCTCCATAGAGTTGTATGACTTCAACCAAAACAGGTAAGATCTAGAGAACAATAATTCGAACGTTTAATTCGTTCAGAAATATATCTTATGAAGTATGTATTCACCTACCTTGACAGTGATGAACGAGAATATTGAAACCGCTATCATACTGATTGCGTTCCCAGCATTACATATCTATAACGagacatttttttaatgaacatataattgaaaattatgaaaaaacctACCTTTGCTGGTAGCATCTCTGGCAACACGAAAAACGGTATACTGCAAAGTCCCACACAAAACATGAACACAGTTGCCGAGAGACTAACAATCGGTATCCAATCGAAGTTCGATAGATCAGAACCGTGCGATACCAACCAAGCAAACATCCCCAAACTTGTTAACCCAAGTCCCGTGCCTAAAGTTGATACCACCAGAAGAATCTTTCTTCCTGCCAAATCTATAAAGATGAAGGACGCAACTGTTCCAAAGATTTGAATCGCACCCATTATGATAGCTGATGTCCCTGGATCCAGTTTGGAACCGGATTCACTAAAGATTGAGACGGCGTAGGTTAGGATCGCGAAAACTCCACAAAATTGATTCAGGAACATCAAGAAGATTCCAACCGAGATGCCCCTTATTGCAGCGGGAGAAGCTGAAATTCAAAACATATATCGTTAAAATGATGGTGCTAATGGAAACACTAGGTTTACAAAAGTCCTTCAAACTGATTCTGTGACTGTCGACTTTAGCTGCAAGGATGAAcgttttcatttgttcaaattCCAGCTTGATTTCTGCAGTATTGTCTGGATGGTGTTTCACTCCTCTATAGAACATGAGCGAACGGCGAGCATCCTCTATTTTTCTTTGCCTCAGCAATGATTGAGGCGTTTCAGGTATGAAGTTCATTGCAATCAAGAACGCTATCGGCAAAGTCATCATCACCAGAGGGACGGTCCTGTATGGCAGACAATCTCCTATTATGTACATCAGTAGAATACCTGAGTTTCCAGTCAATGCTAAAACTGAACCGAGCACTCCTCGAATCCTGAAATGtaaatctaaggtaagtaaTGAAATTAACGAATACGGTATGGCACTCTGCCTGCTTTCAGATATGTCAGCTATAAATAACGGGAATGTAACGATTACTCCGCATCCGGCTGCTCCTTCCAGAAATCTCGCAATATACAAATGGTAAACGGATGTTCCGAACAGAACGATAAGCCAAAATCCCTAAAACATATATTGCGGTGAAGCATGCGACATCGATATTTAAAGGATTGTACAAAACCATGTTTGGAATTATTATGCAAATAATGCTTTTCTTCACACCAAGTGTAGCAGCAAGATAGCCGTAAATAACGGCTCCGGCTAGTCCACCCAAACATAATATTGATCCAATCCATGATCCTTGCTCAACACTAATCGGACCAGTTTCTAGCGGGGAATCGTCCGATTGAAGCAACGGAAGAAAAGGTGAAACCCATCCTAGTGCTGCTCCATGGGAAAGATTTATAATGTTAACTGAAAATGGACATCCTTTTGAGAATttcgaaaaatggaaacaattgaGAACAAATTACTGATGCAAGTAGAGAGCACTTGGTAGGAAACACTTTTTGAAAGTCCTAAATAATCGCACATTTTGAATGCCGTATTCGCTCGGGTCGGTGGTTCCATTCACAGTGAATGTGACCATAAACAAATTTACATGATTCTCACATTGTGTATGTGTGCTTGAAACTCAAATAAGCCAGTCAGTAATCAGTCTGGGGATAATATTTCAACGAGATACCATGCAGATGGATTTGAACGGATGAATGCATCATGCAAGATGCGTCTCCTGAATTCAAAATCAAACAATGTTTGTCGTATCATCAAATAAATGCACTGAAATTCAACTAACCGTTAGTTTTCTTCTCGTGCTACAAGGTGTTTTTTGCAATGTAATATCACCATTTTCATATCAAACTTATCAGCTTCTGTTGcggttttatatatttttctaattttccatAACCAAATTGAAATCCTGCatgatataaaaaataacaaccgtgatgatttgaaaatttattccaGAGtctaatgtaaatttactaaactgtaatattataaataattgaatattgaaagccctcacattctttgaggtataggttACATTTTAACATAATTTTAACTACAATTTACAGATATTGATACAGTATATAATTTATAATGCTAAAAAAGTGCCAGTCAAAACCAGTgacaaaatgtttgcgttaaaaaattccgtaaaaaaacaagcatcgttcattttccaatttttgtagttgttttgaCTATTTTGTTTGCAAACTATAGAGCGTTTAGAGCGTCCGAATTTAGTTTATAGAACtatcaagtttattatgcattttttaGAATAAAACTAACAACGAAAACTCAAAAaccactaacttttaagttttctaccctcaaaatgttacttaaatctaTGAATTTAGATGttacattaaaataaaataaaaaataaattgaatacaaaaatataaaatatattttttccatttttcagcgTATTTTTTATGTACGGCCAATTCCGCcaagttttcgtaattattgattgtatttgtcttTTATAGTATACATGTTTcttctttcttgaaaaaaatcatttatggaaaaagaggaaaaatagattttttggaccatcggttagctTTCAAGAATCATAAGTTAAAAGcgataaaaatcacatttctgaatttttgataccttatgtaaaaaaaactcagctttcatgTATACAGCGCccatggtcccgaaaccatgttaactattaaaaaaaaaaacaaatacaatcaataatataattatttttccaaaaaaaaaactcgccgcccgaaggcccgAAGAGTTTTACACAGCGACGGAAAGGGAAAGGTGGCAAATATCTTCTAGAATATAGATCATGAAACTGAATAAAAAGCCTGATTTGGCAGGTCATCTGCACCTGCGACTAGGGAAGCAATATTTCCATCGCAACTGGATCCTTCAACCATATACGTCATGGAATGCCTGGAGATATGTCTGCTGCATTTTCTCATCCAAACACGAGAAACCTGTTCTATTTTGACCGGATTTGGCACCCTGCCAATATCGGTGGCGATGAAGTAATCTGATGATGGTGCCTAAAGAAACCGAAGGAAACGAATAATCGGCTTCCTTCCTATTTACAGAAGACTAAGTAAACATGTGATTAATCAATAGAAATAAGAATAGAATTGAGAATTTATCTTAATCATCAAAATCGTCACAatctccttatatcccatccttttcatGGAAAAATATTGTAATTCTATTATACTCGTGTAATCGATTTCGTATCCCATTCACCATAACATTCAGTTGAATCTTTATAAATTAGTTGTTTTAGAAAATATGGTTAAGACTGTGGctcgaaatatataaaaaaaaacctcttttAGCTGTAATTTTTCACCTTAGAAAGCAGAACATGCACGAAAGTAGCTTTATGCTGGTACTTGCTTAAACTTCAGAAATCTTTCagaatattcattcattaagaattgattcagatctaATTTcaaattactaagccaacggtggTTCTACGTTAACCTCGCGGttgtatcacagatataacccattcCTAAATTTTTTCGCTTTATTTGTAATGTCCAAACCGACTTCCCACCAAATTTGACATTGTAACCCACCGTTCGGTTACATGCtataataatgaaaaaaggaaaactcCCACATGAAGAATGAGAAATGACCATTTATGCTGGACAAGTTTTTCAGTACAAACCTGAACTTCATGCCTAATGCGTGGAGTGATCCGGAACAATAGTTTTACCACCAAATATTGACGTTAAAAGCTAAGGACATGTGTAGTGCCAAAGTGTGCTAGTTGCGCGAATGTAAAACCCTGAACCACAATATACTATTACACAAATTACAGCTATGGAATACGGGGTTTAGCTAACGATATTATTCGCAGTTACTTGAGCAGAAGGCAACAGTTCGTGATGATCAAAGACGAAAGAAGCACTCTCCGGTCTATAAGTATAGGAGTGCCACAAGGAAGCAATATTGGTCCCCTCTTGTTCCTTCTCTACATAAATGACATAGGGAACTTGCCACTTAAAGGAATACCAAAGTTATTTGCCGACGACACTGCACTTTTCTACCCAAATCATAGTATATCTTCTATCATTTCATGCATCAATGACGATTTGCAGATACTCACGAGATATTTTGACACAAATTTGCTTTCACTAAATCTATCGAAGACCAAATACATGGTGTTCCATTCTCCGAGGAAGAAAATTCCTTTGCATGACAGTCCATCACTTGGGTCTGTAGTTATCGAAAAAGTACCCAGCTTCAAATATTTAGGTTTGGTGTTGGATCCCACGCTTTCATGGGGAAATCAAATGGATTTTGTGCGAAGG from Toxorhynchites rutilus septentrionalis strain SRP chromosome 3, ASM2978413v1, whole genome shotgun sequence encodes:
- the LOC129775784 gene encoding facilitated trehalose transporter Tret1-2 homolog isoform X1 encodes the protein MCDYLGLSKSVSYQVLSTCIINIINLSHGAALGWVSPFLPLLQSDDSPLETGPISVEQGSWIGSILCLGGLAGAVIYGYLAATLGVKKSIICIIIPNMGFWLIVLFGTSVYHLYIARFLEGAAGCGVIVTFPLFIADISESRIRGVLGSVLALTGNSGILLMYIIGDCLPYRTVPLVMMTLPIAFLIAMNFIPETPQSLLRQRKIEDARRSLMFYRGVKHHPDNTAEIKLEFEQMKTFILAAKVDSHRISLKDFSSPAAIRGISVGIFLMFLNQFCGVFAILTYAVSIFSESGSKLDPGTSAIIMGAIQIFGTVASFIFIDLAGRKILLVVSTLGTGLGLTSLGMFAWLVSHGSDLSNFDWIPIVSLSATVFMFCVGLCSIPFFVLPEMLPAKICNAGNAISMIAVSIFSFITVKWLKMSGQTNHHQVERLVEPMKANVNIARGICGSSSNRIPVTEKWKEFTVELNALRPSMRLSSE
- the LOC129775784 gene encoding facilitated trehalose transporter Tret1-like isoform X3; translation: MCDYLGLSKSVSYQVLSTCIINIINLSHGAALGWVSPFLPLLQSDDSPLETGPISVEQGSWIGSILCLGGLAGAVIYGYLAATLGVKKSIICIIIPNMGFWLIVLFGTSVYHLYIARFLEGAAGCGVIVTFPLFIADISESRIRGVLGSVLALTGNSASPAAIRGISVGIFLMFLNQFCGVFAILTYAVSIFSESGSKLDPGTSAIIMGAIQIFGTVASFIFIDLAGRKILLVVSTLGTGLGLTSLGMFAWLVSHGSDLSNFDWIPIVSLSATVFMFCVGLCSIPFFVLPEMLPAKICNAGNAISMIAVSIFSFITVKWLKMSGQTNHHQVERLVEPMKANVNIARGICGSSSNRIPVTEKWKEFTVELNALRPSMRLSSE
- the LOC129775784 gene encoding facilitated trehalose transporter Tret1-2 homolog isoform X2, translating into MCDYLGLSKSVSYQVLSTCIINIINLSHGAALGWVSPFLPLLQSDDSPLETGPISVEQGSWIGSILCLGGLAGAVIYGYLAATLGVKKSIICIIIPNMGFWLIVLFGTSVYHLYIARFLEGAAGCGVIVTFPLFIADISESRIRGVLGSVLALTGNSGILLMYIIGDCLPYRTVPLVMMTLPIAFLIAMNFIPETPQSLLRQRKIEDARRSLMFYRGVKHHPDNTAEIKLEFEQMKTFILAAKVDSHRISLKDFSSPAAIRGISVGIFLMFLNQFCGVFAILTYAVSIFSESGSKLDPGTSAIIMGAIQIFGTVASFIFIDLAGRKILLVVSTLGTGLGLTSLGMFAWLVSHGSDLSNFDWIPIVSLSATVFMFCVGLCSIPFFVLPEMLPAKICNAGNAISMIAVSIFSFITVKILPVLVEVIQLYGAVAIFAFICFLSIIIIVLFIPETKGKHLISPEIV